The following is a genomic window from Geobacillus subterraneus.
AATGAGACGATCAGCAAAAGAATTGATAAGGCCGCCAAGGCGATCATTGCGTATTCTACCATCGTATCTCCCTCCTCTTTTCACTATATCATATCACTCCTTGTTTGTGGCCGGTGTTGTTGAAAAAGATGAAATTTAGAGGTGGAAATCACCACGAAAAAATGCTATCATAGAAAGGTCTGATTATATAAAGCACGTTTGGAGGGAAAAAAGATGCGCGTGAACATTACATTGGCATGCACAGAATGCGGCGAACGCAATTACATTTCGTCCAAAAATAAACGCAACAATCCAGAGCGTCTGGAACTGAAAAAATATTGCCCGCGGGATCGCAAAGTGACGTTGCACCGCGAAACGAAGTAAGCAGTAGGAAGATCATTCCTGCTGCTTTTATCTTTATACAGAAAAGGGGGAGAACGATGGATTGCAAACGGGAACTGCGCCGCCGGATGCTTGATCGTCTCCGGCAGCTCTCGGCGGCTGAGAAGCAGGCATACGACCGGCAAATTGCCGCTTATTTATACCGGTGGCCGCCATGGCAAGAGGCGCAAGTGATCGCCATTACGGTGGCCAGAGAGACAGAAGTGGATACGGTGCCGA
Proteins encoded in this region:
- the rpmG gene encoding 50S ribosomal protein L33, which encodes MRVNITLACTECGERNYISSKNKRNNPERLELKKYCPRDRKVTLHRETK